The window CATCAGAATTAGAAAATATTCGCCAGAAGTTAATAATAGAACTCGAGAAGCATTTTGATGGAGTCATGGGCTCTTTCTTGGTAGAAAAAACTATCGATATAACGGTGAAATTCAATAATAAGGGTGCAATTAAAGCAGATAAAATAACGGATGGGGTAATAGTGAAGGGGATAGTTACTGGCCGTAGCGGAACATATACAAAGAATTTGGATTTTGATATTACGTTTAAGGTGCCTGTATTGAGGATTGGTGTGATAGGGAGTGGTGGAGTCGGGGATGGAGGGGCATTAAATATGCATAAACTTTACCCGGACGACTCAAGTTTACCTATTTGTGAAGATACTCCTGTGAAAGGTAGAGCTTGTAAAGATGTTAAGAATAAAATAACTTTACAAGAAATAAATGAAAAAACTGATGTTTATTTTCCGAATAAACATACCGCAGATAATCCGAATAAACATGATTATAAAGGTTCAAGCATTTATTTTAAAAATGGCCTGACTATAAATAACAATATGAATAATACGGAAAATGTTAATTTATATATTGATGGACCATTGCTTGTGAATGGTAATATTAATGGGTTATCGAAAACCAAACTTATTGTGAATGGGAGCATGACCGTAAACAACAACATGAAAATAGAAAACTCTACTTTTATGATTAGGGGAGCATTGAGAATTGGGAATAATTTTGAAGTAGGGAAAAACTCCAAGGTTTGCGTTGCTGGCTCAGCTAATATTAAAGGTCTGACAGTTGATTCAACGAGCAAAGTATACGTATGGGGCTCAATTACCCCTTCAAATGGGGTAACGCTAGTTTCATCTGAATCTGAACTTTGGGAAAAATGCGGAGGAGACAGTTTGGATTCGTCATCTGTGGAGATTGACTGGAAGGAGGATTATGATATGAATGTGGAATATAGATAAATGTGAAATTGCCGGTGCAGTCACTCTCGCAATTCAATTATAATGAGTTCTTTGGCTAAAAATAGCTTTGGAAATCTATCTATTTTTAGGATAACAACTATATATTGAACATATGATTACAAGTGGAAATTGAGCGAAGGCGCCTTACAGGGGTAGCCGAAGCTATAAGACTGATAGCCGCGCAAGCGGTCAGGTTTATGGCGGGAGGCATCCCCTAAGCGCCGTAGCGAATTTGAAGGGAATCAGTATTTCAACTTCATCTTTGGTGACGGGCACTCGGATGCCGTTCTTAAGATCACTCATTCAATTTAAATAATAAAAAGAAGATCAGACATCTACACAGATGTCTGATCTTTTACATGTTTACTTAAGTTATTAGTCTCGAGTTTCCCAAAAATACTAGTCACTAACTATTCTACGGAAATCTTCTCCTCGATATACCCCATCAATTTCTCAGCCACTGAAAACTCATGCGTCGTATACAGCGACCTAGCCCCTACAGGATCCTCGATCTCATTCAACAGCCATCTCCCATCTGGCAACAACAAAAAATCAATCCCAACATAATCGCTTTTTATTGCTTTGGAAATAGTTTTTGCATCTTTTTTTTGCCAGCTAGAAAGTATGTATTTTTCGACGGAGCCACCAAGCGTGTAGTTTGATTTGAATGACCCATTTCCAGTGCGTTTCACGGCTCCGACAACTTCATTACCAACCATAAATACACGTATATCTCGGGCGCTGGACTCGATGAAGGGTTGGACAATTAGTTTTCGGTCAGGGAATTTGGTGAAAAATAGCTCTGCATCCGCAGCTGAATTACAAAGAAAAACTTCGTTCCCGCCATGGCCGTCGACCGTTTTCAACACACAAGGATATGAAGCAATTTCTTCGATAGAACGAATCCTACTTGTAAGCACTGCTGGAACTCCGAGCAGGGTAGCCAATTCAAATGTCCGCAATTTGTCATTTGCAATTCGGTTCACTTCAGCCCGATTGAATAACCGGAAACCTTCCGACTCAAACTTGGCAGCTCGAGTAGTATCACGGCCTCGGAAAAGAATGAAATCTGCATCTGAGTTTGGTTTTTCATCTTCAACCAGCAAATGCAGTTCAATGCCAAGTTTTTCGGATTCGATTATCAAATCATCAATAAACGCCCGATTCCTAACTGATTCAGCTTTTGAATAATAAACATAACCCTTCAACCTAGCTTCCTCAAAATATAAGCGATCATCGCATCCGCAACATTTATCCCCGTGACATTGTAAATATTACGGATGTGGGCGGCTGCATTGACTTCACAAACGAGCGGTTCCTCATTGTCACCAAATAGTAGGTCGACACCGGCAAACTCCGCTCCGACTGCGTGGGCAGCTTGTATTGCTAACGATTTCTGTTGGTCTGTTAGGTCGATTACTGTTGCAACCCCGCCATTCGTAATATTCGCCCGGAAATCAGTTTCAGAGTGACGGTACATTGCTGCTACAATCTCATCCCCCACGATGTTGACCCGAATATCACGACCTCTGCTTGTCGCAATGAATTTCTGGAACACATAATCGATGCCGCGTAATTCGTCCGTCTTTTCATAGAACTGCTCTTCTGTTTCAATCAAATATACTTTCATGCCGAATGATCCGTGTCCTTCTTTAATAATCATAGGCAATTCAAGTTGTTCCAGCACTTGTTCATAGTAGCCTGAATCTTTGATTGTAAAATTCGGGTACACTTTTGGTGCAATAATTGTTTCAGGCATCGGAATTCCCTGTTTTGAAAGTTCGAGATATTGTTTCGCTTTGTTATCGCATGTTTCGATAACATCTGGGTCATTGAAAACAGGGATACCAGCATTCTTCAAGAAAGTTGCAAGAAGAATATCTTTATCAAGAAAGACAACAAAATCCGGACGTTTACCCAAATTTGTATCTAAATTCATCATCACTTCATAATTTTTCTTAAGTTGAGCACGTACACCAGCGCGTTCTGCCGCCTCTTTCATCAGTTCAGCCTGATCTTTGAATTTATCGCTTGTTAAACTTCCATTATATATAACCCAACAACTTTGCATTAGGAACCCTCCGGAAATGATATACTTTTTCTAACTAGATTCTAACATACGGAGGGATAGTTTTGATTCCAAAAATGAATGTATATAAAGAACGATGGGGAATTGTCAGTGACGATACGATTAAACCCGGTTTAGATGCGATGCAAGAAGCGTTAATTAAGGTTGGAAACCCGGAAAAAAAGTTACAGATTATCCATGTTGCGGGCACTAACGGAAAAGGATCTACCATAGCGTTTATGGAATCCATTTTAAAAGAGCATAGGTTGTCGACAGGTGTTTTTTCGTCACCTGCAATTATCGACATACATGACCAGATACGCATTAATGGCGAAGCAATCACGGAAGCCGAATTAGATAAATCATTTGAGACGATGAAAGAAGCGGGATTGAGCGGGTTACTGACGGATTTTGAATTGCTGACTGTTGCCGCTTTCGTAACGTTTGAAAGGCTTGCTCCAGATTATGTATTACTGGAAACAGGTATGGGCGGTTTGTTGGACAGCACGAATGTCGTGATCCCGCTTGTTTCGGTGATTACCTCGATTGCACTTGATCATACTGCGTTTCTCGGAACGACAACCGCGCAAGTGGCTAAACATAAAGCAGGCATTATTAAAAAAGGGATTCCGACCGTAATTGGAACATTACCTGAAGAAGCACTGCAAGTTGTCCGAAAGATTTCAAATCGGCAAATGAGTCCGCTTTACATTTACGGCGAGCAGTTTAGCATGCAGGATGACGTGTTTAATGGGATTGAAACATTCCAGTTGGCTGGGCGAAGGATGAGAGGACCCCACCAAGGTATGAATGCGGCGGTTGCGATTCAATCACTTCTTACGACGGGCATTCAGCTTACCGAAAAAGGAGTATCTGATGCAGTGGCATCTACACAACTCGCGCATCGTTTTCAAGAGATTTCACCTGACGTTTTCATAGACGGTGCTCATAACCCGGCTGCTGCAAAAGTACTTGCAGAGACAATACGAACTGAATTTCCTGGTGAGAAAGTGGACTTTGTCATAGGAATGCTAAAGGGAAAAGATATTGAGAGAACACTGGATGAACTTATACCAGTGGCGGCTTCTTTTACTTTTCTGACATTTCCTCACCCCCAAGCGGCAACAGGGGAGCAATTGATGGAATATTGTAACCATAAAGAAAAAAGAGTGACAATGATTGGAAATGATACTATAATACTAGTTGAAGGACGAAGGAGGAAGAAAATAGTCACGGGTTCACTGTATTTATTAAGTAACCTAATAGACTATAAGTAAGTTAATTGTTTAAAGTATTTTTGGATAATAGTGACAGATGCATTGTGGTTTGATAAACTTTTGATGACTTCTATTTTTTCTGACTTATTTAATTGGGAGTGGATGATGTAATGCAGGTTGCAAATAGGTCCACTATACGATATTTTATTTTATGGTTATTTACTGTTCCACCGGGATTAGTGTATGTTTTCTTGAACTATTCACCAGGACAAGTGAATTGGATGTACGTAGCAACTTTTATGCTATTCGGTTTCCTTACGTTCTATTATCCGATATTGAGGAATGGCAAGCCAGTATTCTTGGTTCTATGGGTGACAGTGCCTGCCTTTTTAATATATGGGGTCTTCATTGAAATGATTGTCATGCAGGTTTCAATTTTCGCCGTCATATTGTCGTTTCCGAGTAAGCGGTCAATGATACAACGTTTTTTCATTAATTCTATGCTATTTTTCGTTTTATCAATTATTGCTGCTGGAGGTTTTTATATTGCAGGCGGAGAAATTGGTTCAATCGATTTTTGGCCTGTTATTATTGCAGTATTATGCTATCAATTCATCCATACAGTATTCAATGATGTGCTGTTATATTTGTATACGATGTACGAAAAGCTTAAGTTGCCATTCTTTTCAAAAGATCAGTTAGTTGATTATGCGCTGATTTTTGTTGTTCTTCCTTTGTCCCTGACGTTTTATTATTTGTTGCAATTTATCGGAGCAGGTGCATTTTTGTTACTTGGGATTCCTTTTTTCTTTATTTCATTAGTTATCCGCCTTTATAATACCTCGGAAAATATAAATGCTAATTTACAGCAAGCGGGTGATATCGGACACAGGCTTTCAGACTTAATGACGGAAAATGCAGTGATTGACCAATTTGTTAAGGAAGTGTCGGACATGTTCGATGCAGAATATACGTATCTATTCGACCATCAGGATGGCTGGCTTGAACTTCTTCGTTCTTATGAACATGAACAATTCATTAATATCGATTTTTCTCTTTTATCAGTTGGACAAGGGATTGCGGGTGTGGTTCTTGAACAGAATAAGCCTCTTATCTATACGGAAAAGAAAGAGTGGGAATCAATATCAAAAAATTATTCGCCCGAAAAAATGCAAAGTGTACTTTGTGTCCCTATTTCACGTAACCAGAAGATTGAAGCGATTCTGTTCTTGGCTTCAGACAGGAAATCGTCCTTTGATGAATACCAATTGAAAATCTTAGATTTACTGTGTTCCTATTTCACTGTGTCGGTGGAAAAAGCGCGATATATGGAGGAAGCGGTTACGAAGAATGATCGCTGCGCGTTGACGGGTCTTTATAATTATAGGTATCTTGAGGAGCAGTTAATGTATGAAATGGACAGGCTGGAAAATGAAGCGATAACCAATCTTTCAGTCGTTATGCTTGATATTGATCATTTTAAACAAGTAAACGACACATATGGTCATCAAAGCGGGAATGACATCCTCCAAATGTTTGGGAAAATACTCGAGGCTGCGCTACCTAAGGGTGGGACTGTAGGCCGCTATGGAGGAGAGGAGTTTGTGTACATTTTGCCGGAGATGTCTAAAGCAGAAGCGCTTGAATTTGCAGAAACTCTTCGAATTGCGATCGGTGGGTATGAGTTTAGTATCGTTCCCGATTTAGTTGAGGAGAAGCATCCGCTTATTGTCAATATAACGTCCAGTATTGGAGTCTCGTCTGCACCAGCAGATACAGATGAAGCGATGACACTTTTGCGTAACGCAGATCGTGCACTTTATTTAGGGGCAAAACAGGCTGGACGAAACAGGGTTGCTGAGTATGTGAAGTGAAATAATCCAAGGAGGCGTCGGGAGAATGGAGATATCTAGAAAGTTTCAGATTATCACTTTTATCACATGGATTGTTATTGTGCCTCCCGGGGTCTTTCTTGCCTTCACTTTATTTCCTTCCAAAGAAATAGATTGGTTGAATTTGAGTATTCTATTTGCGGTTTTATTCGTGACAATGACAATGCCTTTGCAAATAAAAAATATAACCGTATCATTGGAACGATGGATTACGTTCACCGTTTTTTTTCAATATGGAGTTTTTGCGGAGCTGGCTTTTACGCAAATCGCGATGTTCATTTTACTATTCAGTAAAAAATCAGATATGCCTTTTTTGCAACGTTTTTTCGTTAATTCAATGATTTTTACACCCATTTCACTGGCGAGCGGTGCTCTATTTCATTATGCAGGAGGAGTAATAGGATCAACGGATTTCTTTAACATCTGCCTATTTGGCTTACTTTATGCGACAAGTTATACGATTATCAATAGTGGTCTAATGCAAC of the Sporosarcina sp. FSL K6-1508 genome contains:
- a CDS encoding ATP-grasp domain-containing protein, whose amino-acid sequence is MQSCWVIYNGSLTSDKFKDQAELMKEAAERAGVRAQLKKNYEVMMNLDTNLGKRPDFVVFLDKDILLATFLKNAGIPVFNDPDVIETCDNKAKQYLELSKQGIPMPETIIAPKVYPNFTIKDSGYYEQVLEQLELPMIIKEGHGSFGMKVYLIETEEQFYEKTDELRGIDYVFQKFIATSRGRDIRVNIVGDEIVAAMYRHSETDFRANITNGGVATVIDLTDQQKSLAIQAAHAVGAEFAGVDLLFGDNEEPLVCEVNAAAHIRNIYNVTGINVADAMIAYILRKLG
- a CDS encoding bifunctional folylpolyglutamate synthase/dihydrofolate synthase; its protein translation is MIPKMNVYKERWGIVSDDTIKPGLDAMQEALIKVGNPEKKLQIIHVAGTNGKGSTIAFMESILKEHRLSTGVFSSPAIIDIHDQIRINGEAITEAELDKSFETMKEAGLSGLLTDFELLTVAAFVTFERLAPDYVLLETGMGGLLDSTNVVIPLVSVITSIALDHTAFLGTTTAQVAKHKAGIIKKGIPTVIGTLPEEALQVVRKISNRQMSPLYIYGEQFSMQDDVFNGIETFQLAGRRMRGPHQGMNAAVAIQSLLTTGIQLTEKGVSDAVASTQLAHRFQEISPDVFIDGAHNPAAAKVLAETIRTEFPGEKVDFVIGMLKGKDIERTLDELIPVAASFTFLTFPHPQAATGEQLMEYCNHKEKRVTMIGNDTIILVEGRRRKKIVTGSLYLLSNLIDYK
- a CDS encoding ATP-grasp domain-containing protein yields the protein MKGYVYYSKAESVRNRAFIDDLIIESEKLGIELHLLVEDEKPNSDADFILFRGRDTTRAAKFESEGFRLFNRAEVNRIANDKLRTFELATLLGVPAVLTSRIRSIEEIASYPCVLKTVDGHGGNEVFLCNSAADAELFFTKFPDRKLIVQPFIESSARDIRVFMVGNEVVGAVKRTGNGSFKSNYTLGGSVEKYILSSWQKKDAKTISKAIKSDYVGIDFLLLPDGRWLLNEIEDPVGARSLYTTHEFSVAEKLMGYIEEKISVE
- a CDS encoding sensor domain-containing diguanylate cyclase, yielding MQVANRSTIRYFILWLFTVPPGLVYVFLNYSPGQVNWMYVATFMLFGFLTFYYPILRNGKPVFLVLWVTVPAFLIYGVFIEMIVMQVSIFAVILSFPSKRSMIQRFFINSMLFFVLSIIAAGGFYIAGGEIGSIDFWPVIIAVLCYQFIHTVFNDVLLYLYTMYEKLKLPFFSKDQLVDYALIFVVLPLSLTFYYLLQFIGAGAFLLLGIPFFFISLVIRLYNTSENINANLQQAGDIGHRLSDLMTENAVIDQFVKEVSDMFDAEYTYLFDHQDGWLELLRSYEHEQFINIDFSLLSVGQGIAGVVLEQNKPLIYTEKKEWESISKNYSPEKMQSVLCVPISRNQKIEAILFLASDRKSSFDEYQLKILDLLCSYFTVSVEKARYMEEAVTKNDRCALTGLYNYRYLEEQLMYEMDRLENEAITNLSVVMLDIDHFKQVNDTYGHQSGNDILQMFGKILEAALPKGGTVGRYGGEEFVYILPEMSKAEALEFAETLRIAIGGYEFSIVPDLVEEKHPLIVNITSSIGVSSAPADTDEAMTLLRNADRALYLGAKQAGRNRVAEYVK